The Parashewanella spongiae genome has a window encoding:
- the rpsS gene encoding 30S ribosomal protein S19, whose protein sequence is MPRSLKKGPFIDLHLLKKVEKAVEAGDKKPIKTWSRRSMIIPNMIGLTIAVHNGRQHVPVFVTDEMIGHKLGEFSPTRTYRGHAADKKAKKR, encoded by the coding sequence ATGCCACGTTCTCTCAAGAAAGGTCCCTTCATTGACCTGCACTTGCTGAAGAAGGTAGAGAAAGCGGTGGAAGCCGGTGACAAAAAGCCTATTAAGACTTGGTCTCGCCGCTCTATGATCATTCCAAATATGATTGGATTGACCATCGCTGTCCATAATGGTCGTCAGCACGTACCTGTTTTCGTAACTGATGAAATGATCGGCCACAAACTTGGTGAATTTTCACCAACTCGCACTTATCGCGGCCATGCTGCAGATAAGAAAGCGAAGAAGCGTTAA
- the rplB gene encoding 50S ribosomal protein L2, whose product MAVIKCKPTSPGRRHVVKVVSSDLHKGKPFAGLLAKKSKSGGRNNTGRITVRHVGGGHKQHYRIVDFKRNKDSIPAKIERLEYDPNRSANIALVLYADGERRYILAAKGMQAGDKIMSGVDAEIKSGNAMPLRNIPVGSVVHAVEMKPGKGAQIARSAGAYVQVVARDGSYATLRLRSGEMRKVPVDCRATLGEVGNSEHMLRQLGKAGAKRWRGVRPTVRGVAMNPVDHPHGGGEGRTSGGRHPVSPWGMPTKGYKTRSNKRTDKYIVRRRNK is encoded by the coding sequence ATGGCAGTTATTAAGTGTAAGCCAACCTCTCCAGGTCGTCGCCACGTTGTTAAAGTGGTGAGCAGCGATCTGCATAAGGGAAAACCCTTTGCTGGCCTGTTGGCGAAAAAATCAAAGTCTGGTGGTCGTAATAACACCGGTCGTATCACTGTTCGCCATGTGGGCGGTGGTCATAAGCAGCATTACCGTATTGTTGACTTTAAACGTAATAAAGACAGTATTCCTGCAAAAATTGAACGTCTTGAATACGATCCTAACCGTTCTGCAAACATCGCTTTGGTGTTGTACGCAGATGGTGAACGTCGCTACATTCTTGCAGCTAAAGGCATGCAAGCTGGTGACAAGATCATGTCAGGCGTTGATGCTGAAATAAAATCTGGCAACGCAATGCCGCTTCGCAACATCCCAGTGGGTTCTGTTGTGCATGCAGTTGAGATGAAACCTGGTAAAGGTGCTCAAATCGCGCGTTCTGCTGGTGCTTATGTTCAAGTCGTTGCACGTGATGGTTCTTATGCGACTCTACGTCTTCGCTCAGGCGAAATGCGTAAAGTTCCTGTAGATTGCCGCGCAACCCTAGGTGAAGTTGGTAACTCTGAGCACATGCTACGCCAATTAGGTAAAGCTGGTGCGAAGCGCTGGAGAGGTGTACGCCCAACTGTTCGTGGTGTTGCCATGAACCCAGTTGATCACCCACATGGTGGTGGTGAAGGTCGTACTTCTGGTGGTCGTCATCCTGTGTCTCCATGGGGTATGCCTACTAAGGGTTACAAAACTCGTAGCAATAAACGCACTGACAAGTACATTGTACGTCGTCGTAATAAATAG
- the rplW gene encoding 50S ribosomal protein L23, with protein MIREERLLKVILAPHISEKSTVNAEKTNTVVFRVAIDATKAEIKAAVAQLFEVEVETVRTLVSKGKTKRHGARMGRRSDWKKAYVTLAEGADLDFVGGAE; from the coding sequence ATGATCCGCGAAGAACGTTTGCTAAAAGTTATTCTAGCACCACACATCTCTGAGAAGAGCACTGTAAATGCCGAGAAAACTAACACTGTAGTTTTCCGCGTAGCAATTGACGCCACTAAAGCTGAAATTAAAGCGGCTGTAGCTCAATTGTTCGAAGTTGAAGTCGAAACTGTTCGTACTTTGGTAAGCAAAGGCAAAACTAAGCGTCACGGTGCCCGCATGGGTCGTCGTAGCGATTGGAAAAAAGCTTATGTAACGCTTGCTGAAGGTGCAGATCTTGACTTCGTCGGCGGCGCTGAATAA
- the rplD gene encoding 50S ribosomal protein L4 yields MELVLKDAQSALEVSETTFGQDFNEALVHQVVVAYAANARQGTRAQKTRAEVKGSGKKPWRQKGTGRARAGTVKSPIWRSGGVTFAAKQQDHSQKVNKKMYRGALKSILSELVRQDRLMVVESFGIEAPKTKELKNKLTAMNLTDVLIVTPEVDENLFLAARNLYKVDVRDVAGIDPVSLIAFNTVLVTADAVKQIEEMLA; encoded by the coding sequence ATGGAATTGGTATTGAAAGACGCGCAAAGCGCTCTTGAAGTTTCCGAAACTACCTTTGGCCAGGACTTTAACGAAGCACTGGTTCATCAGGTAGTAGTGGCTTACGCGGCAAACGCCCGTCAAGGCACTCGCGCGCAAAAAACACGCGCAGAAGTCAAAGGTTCTGGAAAGAAACCTTGGCGTCAGAAAGGTACAGGTCGAGCTCGTGCTGGTACTGTAAAAAGCCCAATCTGGCGTAGTGGTGGTGTAACTTTTGCTGCTAAGCAGCAAGATCACAGCCAAAAAGTTAACAAGAAGATGTACCGCGGAGCGCTTAAGAGCATCCTGTCTGAATTGGTACGTCAAGACCGTCTAATGGTTGTTGAATCATTTGGTATTGAAGCTCCTAAAACGAAAGAGCTGAAAAACAAATTGACTGCAATGAACCTAACTGACGTGTTGATTGTTACTCCAGAAGTTGATGAGAATTTATTCTTGGCAGCTCGTAACCTGTACAAAGTTGACGTTCGTGACGTTGCTGGTATTGATCCAGTAAGTCTAATCGCGTTCAACACTGTGCTGGTAACTGCTGATGCAGTTAAGCAAATCGAGGAGATGCTAGCATGA
- the rplC gene encoding 50S ribosomal protein L3, with product MAIGLIGRKVGMTRIFTEDGVSIPVSVIEILANRVAQVKTLENDGYSALQLTTGTKKANRITKPNAGHFAKAGVEAGRGLWEMRLADGEGVGIEVGAELNVDIFADVAKVDVTGQSKGKGFQGGVKRWNFRTQDMTHGNSLSHRSNGSIGQNQTPGRVFKGKKMSGHMGAERVTTQNLEVVRVDAERNLLLVKGAVPGATNGNLIIKPAVKA from the coding sequence ATGGCTATCGGTCTTATTGGTCGTAAAGTTGGTATGACTCGCATCTTCACTGAAGATGGCGTATCCATACCCGTATCAGTAATTGAAATACTAGCTAACCGCGTAGCTCAAGTGAAAACACTTGAAAATGACGGTTACAGTGCACTTCAACTTACTACTGGTACCAAAAAAGCCAACCGCATCACCAAGCCAAATGCAGGTCACTTTGCTAAGGCTGGCGTAGAAGCTGGTCGTGGTTTGTGGGAAATGCGTTTAGCAGATGGTGAAGGCGTAGGCATTGAAGTTGGTGCTGAGCTAAATGTTGATATCTTTGCTGATGTAGCAAAAGTTGACGTTACCGGTCAATCTAAGGGTAAAGGCTTCCAAGGCGGTGTTAAGCGTTGGAATTTCCGTACTCAAGATATGACACACGGTAACTCTTTGTCGCACCGCTCGAATGGTTCTATCGGTCAGAACCAAACGCCGGGTCGTGTATTCAAAGGTAAGAAAATGTCAGGCCATATGGGCGCTGAGCGTGTTACTACACAGAATCTAGAAGTAGTTCGTGTAGACGCAGAGCGTAACCTACTGTTGGTTAAAGGTGCTGTTCCTGGCGCTACTAACGGTAACCTGATCATTAAGCCAGCAGTTAAAGCTTAG
- the rpsJ gene encoding 30S ribosomal protein S10 gives MQNQRIRIRLKGFDHRLIDQSTAEIVETAKRTGAQVRGPIPLPTRKERYTVLISPHVNKDARDQYEIRTHKRLVDIVEPTEKTVDALMRLDLAAGVDVQISLG, from the coding sequence ATGCAGAACCAAAGAATCCGTATCCGCTTAAAAGGATTTGATCATCGTCTGATTGATCAGTCTACTGCGGAAATCGTTGAAACTGCTAAGCGCACAGGCGCTCAGGTTCGTGGTCCAATTCCACTACCTACGCGTAAAGAGCGTTATACCGTTTTGATCTCTCCACACGTTAATAAAGACGCGCGTGACCAGTATGAAATTCGTACACACAAGCGTTTGGTTGACATCGTAGAGCCAACTGAAAAGACTGTTGACGCGTTGATGCGTTTAGATCTTGCAGCTGGTGTCGACGTTCAGATTAGCTTGGGTTAA